One Benincasa hispida cultivar B227 chromosome 5, ASM972705v1, whole genome shotgun sequence genomic window carries:
- the LOC120078146 gene encoding uncharacterized protein LOC120078146, producing MAIERTEASSESYLYEILNHSSPHQKPKLKIFPSPTTPSHFLCSSAKRSELPKMSVEILDSATIVNFVEDDVAFGAFIRDRFAHLDTNHDGLLSYTEMLEELHTLRVFETHFGIDVKPDPDELSSVYSSLFLQFDRDSSGTVDLDEFMAETKRMMLDMANGMGFLPVQMVLEEGSFLMKAVERETAIMAA from the coding sequence ATGGCCATAGAGAGGACTGAAGCTTCCTCTGAGTCCTATTTATATGAAATCCTCAACCATTCCTCTCCTCATCAAAAACCCAAACTCAAAATCTTCCCTTCTCCTACTACACCTTCCCATTTCCTCTGTTCATCAGCTAAAAGATCAGAGCTACCTAAAATGAGTGTGGAAATATTGGATAGTGCCACCATTGTCAACTTCGTCGAAGACGATGTAGCTTTTGGTGCTTTCATAAGAGACCGTTTTGCTCACCTCGACACCAACCATGATGGTCTCCTTTCCTATACTGAGATGTTGGAGGAGTTGCACACCCTCAGGGTCTTTGAGACCCATTTCGGAATCGATGTGAAGCCTGATCCAGATGAGCTTTCTTCTGTCTATAGTTCTCTGTTTTTGCAGTTTGATCGTGACTCGAGCGGAACAGTTGATCTGGATGAGTTTATGGCTGAGACCAAAAGGATGATGTTAGATATGGCTAATGGGATGGGCTTCTTACCTGTTCAGATGGTGTTAGAAGAGGGCAGCTTCTTGATGAAGGCTGTTGAGAGAGAAACCGCAATAATGGCCGCTTGA